The genome window CATATTGGGTTCCTCGATATGATACTGTGTGGGAGATCGTCTTTCTTGGCATGTTGTTTCAGTGTCTACTAGAAAGAAATATTACACAACTGAGAGATTTTTCCTATTATGTGCAAACAAGCTTTATTATATATGAGTTCTAAATCCATCaatattaacattaaatatttatatgaaacaaagtacaatagtaataaaataatattaattatagaTAAATATGAGTGGTTGGTATAGAAAGGTCTCAGTTAATAAGTTTCTCTCACCAATATTAGGTGTGTCTTACTATTTTCCTTCTGTATtattacattaatatattttctttttatttaaagcttGCAAACACAGAAGAATACATAGATGGAGCATTGTCTGGACACCTGGGCGAAGTTTTAATAAGGTAACAAGGAGTAGTAGTATATGTAAGGAGACTGGTGAGCATTAGAAATACCCATTTAAACAAACTAATTTAGAGCCTCAACTTcagaattgctttttaaaatcactatTAATTTGATATAACATTCTACAGCTAGATTTTAAGAGTCTTTGAAATTGTTAAACTTATTAAAGGTTTAAGTGTTTTGGAGCTATTCAGCCTTAAGATTTTTCTAGTATTGATAAACTTTCTAGCTCTTAGCTGTAACATTTTTAGTGGTTTTAATTGTAGGAGTTTGTTTTGAATCTCAGTTGGGTCTGGCTGCTGTTAGGGATTTTTGTTATACTCATTTTCTAGAACTAACTTGATATCCCCAAATTCTAGTCATTATTCCCTTTGAAAGAACATAAAGGTACTATTTTATAACAGtcacatggtaaaaaaaaaaaaataagtgccaTGTGCTTTTTAACAAATCAGtggtaaaattgttttaaaagagaaaaaatactagATTGTAAATTGAGCATTTGGTATTttggtaataaaaaaaatctagcaaTTGAAAATCAGATATTATGTGTTTTCTGGTTGGAACAACAAAATAGACTGTTCTTCTGTTCACAGGTGTAATAATGTCCTTTATATCAGGggtgttgaagaagaagaagaagatggggaaatgAGAGAATAGC of Saccopteryx bilineata isolate mSacBil1 chromosome 1, mSacBil1_pri_phased_curated, whole genome shotgun sequence contains these proteins:
- the SNRPF gene encoding small nuclear ribonucleoprotein F isoform X1, with product MSLPLNPKPFLNGLTGKPVMVKLKWGMEYKGYLVSVDGYMNMQLANTEEYIDGALSGHLGEVLIRCNNVLYIRGVEEEEEDGEMRE